A window from Leptospira meyeri encodes these proteins:
- the dapF gene encoding diaminopimelate epimerase yields MKINFTKMEGIGNDYVYIDATKNDIRLSPEQIQKLSDRNFGIGGDGVIFIRNSKTGEFQMDMYNSDGSSSEMCGNGVRCVGKFVFDHGLTKNQKPTIETGKGVLTLDLKTGNNGKVEMVTVDMGEPILKPTLVPIVWTGDEPVINQVLEVQGKKYHFTAVSMGNPHCVIYVDDADAFPVREIGPLIENHPLFPRRVNVEFVSVRGKDHLYQRTWERGAGETLACGTGACAVTVASILNGKTGRSVQIDLRGGTLHVEWKENGSVLMTGPAKEVFSGEVEV; encoded by the coding sequence ATGAAAATTAACTTCACCAAAATGGAAGGAATTGGAAATGACTACGTGTATATCGATGCCACGAAAAATGATATCCGTCTGAGTCCAGAACAAATCCAAAAACTATCCGATCGCAATTTTGGAATTGGTGGAGATGGGGTGATTTTTATCCGTAATTCAAAAACTGGTGAGTTCCAAATGGACATGTACAACTCTGATGGAAGTTCCTCCGAGATGTGTGGGAATGGAGTTCGTTGTGTGGGAAAATTTGTTTTTGACCACGGCCTTACTAAAAACCAAAAGCCAACCATTGAAACAGGAAAGGGAGTACTCACCCTCGACCTCAAAACAGGTAACAATGGCAAAGTAGAAATGGTGACTGTGGATATGGGTGAACCTATCCTCAAACCAACACTAGTTCCTATTGTATGGACAGGCGACGAACCAGTCATCAACCAAGTATTAGAAGTCCAAGGAAAGAAGTATCATTTTACGGCTGTTAGTATGGGAAATCCACATTGTGTGATTTATGTGGATGATGCGGATGCCTTCCCAGTTCGGGAAATTGGCCCTCTCATTGAAAACCATCCATTATTTCCAAGAAGGGTGAATGTGGAATTTGTTTCTGTTCGAGGAAAAGATCATCTTTACCAAAGAACTTGGGAAAGAGGAGCTGGGGAAACCTTAGCTTGTGGGACTGGAGCTTGTGCTGTGACAGTTGCTTCCATCTTAAATGGAAAAACGGGACGGTCTGTGCAGATTGATCTTAGAGGGGGAACTCTCCATGTCGAATGGAAAGAAAACGGATCAGTGTTGATGACGGGACCAGCCAAGGAAGTGTTTTCTGGAGAAGTAGAAGTTTAG
- a CDS encoding lysophospholipid acyltransferase family protein, which yields MENTVDQVKKNVENIKKFVTPFFNLAVNTTVYGYHNIVPNGKLILTCNHRSDMDPFVIGSVFPRFISWIAAEYTTRIPLFKDLVEKTGTIPMAIDGNISMASIKKVQQVFKNGDVLGIFPEGHDYMVQNDFSAPLANFHSGFAAFSLRNKVDILPTVIIPDEETVTDYPIPPLVRAFMGMPKEVCDIKRRVVYKKINVVFGEVIKYDTYAHLPLDKGMVEVSNETKRRMGELQKVDYLKK from the coding sequence ATGGAAAACACCGTAGACCAAGTCAAAAAGAATGTTGAGAACATCAAAAAGTTTGTAACTCCGTTCTTCAATTTGGCGGTAAACACAACAGTCTACGGTTACCATAACATTGTGCCGAATGGCAAACTCATTCTCACCTGCAATCATAGAAGCGATATGGATCCTTTCGTAATCGGTTCTGTGTTTCCAAGATTTATTTCTTGGATTGCGGCAGAGTATACCACTCGCATTCCTCTCTTTAAGGATCTGGTAGAAAAAACAGGAACCATTCCTATGGCCATCGATGGCAATATCTCAATGGCCAGTATCAAAAAGGTACAACAAGTCTTTAAAAATGGGGATGTATTAGGAATCTTTCCTGAAGGCCATGACTATATGGTGCAAAACGATTTTTCTGCCCCACTTGCTAACTTTCATTCTGGATTTGCTGCCTTTAGCCTTCGGAACAAAGTGGATATCCTCCCCACCGTCATCATTCCAGATGAAGAAACAGTTACAGATTATCCCATTCCGCCACTTGTCCGTGCCTTTATGGGTATGCCCAAAGAAGTTTGCGATATCAAACGTCGAGTGGTTTACAAAAAGATCAATGTTGTATTTGGGGAAGTGATCAAATACGACACTTACGCTCACCTACCACTTGACAAGGGTATGGTGGAGGTTTCGAACGAGACCAAACGTAGAATGGGCGAATTGCAGAAAGTAGATTATTTAAAAAAATAA
- a CDS encoding DUF4468 domain-containing protein produces the protein MMAKRLILLSVFFLFFQNSMCLKLWIVSSKYRTTEDARDHKTYQKTRSFLKAKQWLEYKLDPELSKIELENQDTGELKGIGLIKCYVPYGIGEVDANEHEFEYVVKIRDGHAEMQINKIFSFIRDPNDIVLNYGPKNEKVAKITIRSCFKPLMDDFFEFIK, from the coding sequence ATGATGGCAAAACGACTCATCCTTTTATCTGTATTTTTCCTGTTCTTTCAGAACTCAATGTGCTTGAAACTTTGGATTGTTTCTTCCAAATATCGAACCACAGAAGACGCAAGAGACCACAAAACCTACCAAAAAACTCGCAGTTTTCTAAAAGCAAAACAATGGTTGGAATACAAATTGGATCCCGAACTTTCCAAAATCGAATTGGAAAACCAGGACACAGGCGAACTAAAAGGAATTGGTCTGATTAAATGTTACGTTCCTTATGGAATTGGTGAGGTGGACGCCAATGAACATGAATTTGAATACGTAGTTAAAATTCGAGATGGGCATGCGGAAATGCAGATCAACAAAATCTTTTCCTTCATTCGTGATCCGAATGATATCGTTTTAAATTATGGACCCAAAAATGAGAAGGTTGCTAAGATTACAATCAGGTCTTGCTTCAAACCATTAATGGATGATTTTTTTGAATTTATTAAATAA
- the fliD gene encoding flagellar filament capping protein FliD — MPAYTMPGLMTGQNTNDIVKKLVELERRPIKRWETENEYAKAQIQIWGEVKNLSANLQTKTRALVSFTAPFATKSVSSSEEGVITGEASRAAKSGNRALEITEMASKHQLSGVAIDTDIRLPEGSFTIYSGKSKEVVTFPGGSLSELTNSIKNMAGGLADTSIIKIDKDSSILTVTSVKTGKKNELQFSDPNGILKLAGLVGENKASAEDTKQLLSLDVIKSKVWDQTKFKKSEVETEKLVQSEEGISIKPDTAFSIPVAVTEIKERAFIEVEIVGEAPAVMEMGIGFEKEGSVRNKFLPISKTESKYIFLAGDYASDKNLTAIILSNAATTPVLIKSVTLVTPPAPGTAEPLKVLQEGKDLKIKIDGVEITRESNEGIADVLEGISFNVHKVTEEPVTLKIHVDHAKGSALIKEWVDAYNELMKFSKEVTSVEKNGKISDKKESDDSKSADISRDFWDNKSKSGILAGENAILRLIASLKTTANSYYPATKENGFRVLTDIGISTGAVGSNWEKIQDGLLQIDQERLISVLSENPDGVRDLFASDPNNDAKMEEGVGIRLLEILKPYNQYASGIVTSKVKLLEESVSGNNKKIKEHESHLISFEAKLKQRFLYMEQGVGKNKSVGNYLQNNMFRGNGGE, encoded by the coding sequence ATGCCAGCATACACCATGCCGGGTCTAATGACTGGGCAAAATACAAACGATATCGTTAAAAAATTGGTCGAACTCGAAAGACGACCCATCAAACGATGGGAAACGGAAAACGAATACGCCAAAGCGCAGATACAAATCTGGGGAGAAGTGAAAAATCTTTCCGCGAACCTCCAAACAAAAACCCGTGCCCTCGTTTCCTTTACTGCTCCCTTTGCAACCAAATCGGTTTCTTCATCAGAAGAAGGTGTGATCACAGGCGAGGCTTCTCGTGCTGCTAAATCTGGAAACCGTGCTTTAGAAATCACAGAAATGGCAAGCAAACACCAGTTATCTGGTGTTGCTATTGATACAGACATCCGATTGCCAGAGGGCAGTTTTACGATCTACTCTGGGAAATCTAAAGAGGTGGTGACCTTTCCTGGTGGGTCCTTAAGTGAACTCACAAATTCCATCAAAAATATGGCGGGGGGACTTGCTGACACTTCCATCATAAAAATTGATAAAGACTCATCGATCTTGACTGTCACTTCCGTAAAAACCGGTAAAAAAAATGAACTCCAATTTTCTGACCCGAATGGAATTTTGAAACTAGCAGGTCTTGTTGGTGAAAACAAAGCCAGTGCAGAAGACACAAAGCAACTATTATCATTAGATGTAATCAAATCCAAAGTTTGGGACCAAACCAAATTTAAAAAATCGGAAGTCGAAACAGAGAAACTTGTCCAATCGGAGGAAGGAATCAGCATCAAACCTGACACTGCCTTTTCCATCCCTGTGGCTGTGACCGAAATCAAAGAAAGGGCTTTCATTGAAGTAGAAATCGTTGGTGAAGCTCCTGCGGTAATGGAGATGGGGATTGGATTTGAAAAGGAAGGAAGTGTTCGCAATAAATTCCTACCCATCAGCAAAACAGAATCTAAGTATATTTTTTTAGCTGGTGATTATGCGAGTGATAAAAATCTAACTGCCATTATTCTTTCAAATGCGGCAACCACTCCGGTTCTTATTAAATCAGTCACTCTTGTGACACCACCTGCTCCGGGAACAGCGGAACCATTAAAAGTTTTGCAAGAAGGAAAAGATCTTAAAATTAAAATTGACGGTGTGGAAATCACCCGTGAATCCAATGAAGGAATTGCGGATGTATTGGAAGGGATTTCATTTAATGTTCATAAGGTGACAGAAGAACCAGTTACCTTAAAAATTCATGTGGACCATGCCAAAGGTTCCGCCCTTATCAAAGAATGGGTGGATGCTTATAATGAACTTATGAAGTTTTCCAAAGAAGTCACTTCTGTTGAAAAAAATGGAAAAATTTCTGATAAAAAAGAAAGTGATGATTCCAAATCAGCAGACATCTCACGTGATTTTTGGGATAACAAATCCAAATCGGGAATCCTTGCCGGTGAAAATGCTATCTTAAGACTCATTGCTTCTTTAAAAACTACTGCAAACTCGTATTATCCGGCAACAAAAGAAAATGGATTTCGAGTTTTGACAGACATTGGAATCTCCACTGGAGCCGTGGGCTCTAACTGGGAAAAAATTCAAGACGGACTTTTGCAAATTGACCAAGAACGTTTGATTTCGGTTCTTTCTGAAAATCCGGATGGGGTAAGGGACTTATTTGCCTCTGATCCAAATAACGATGCAAAGATGGAAGAAGGGGTTGGGATTCGCCTGCTTGAAATTCTTAAACCCTATAACCAATACGCATCTGGAATTGTCACAAGCAAAGTGAAACTTCTGGAAGAAAGTGTATCAGGAAATAATAAAAAAATCAAAGAACATGAGTCACATCTCATTAGTTTTGAAGCCAAACTGAAACAAAGATTTCTCTACATGGAACAAGGTGTGGGAAAAAACAAATCGGTTGGGAACTATTTACAGAATAATATGTTTAGAGGGAACGGTGGGGAATGA
- a CDS encoding HAD family hydrolase: MVFFSDMALFLDLDNTLLPSKPAYEFAIGECAKDWKERGLGGDFVSLYESARKKVKNQLEGHSSNRLRLLCFKLMLDVVKDQFTINQEPTDTNPTTLSGFQTKDIFDVLWMEERYHFHFLSYLQTEAKKEIYQTKLFPKLVALSERFPIFLTTNETLRTQLLKVSSFLPEPFRFTLITSEEVGFEKPSTKFFSYVLEAAKENPGDCILLGDNWEDDVLGANRHGIASIHIPTMWGEGAGVVEYPFESSAPIWTAPNIVFALDFAELWLLKRQK, from the coding sequence ATGGTTTTCTTTTCTGATATGGCTTTGTTTTTGGACTTAGACAATACCCTTTTACCTTCGAAACCGGCATATGAATTTGCAATCGGTGAATGTGCCAAAGATTGGAAAGAGCGAGGGTTAGGTGGCGATTTTGTTTCTTTATACGAATCTGCTAGAAAAAAAGTAAAAAACCAACTGGAAGGCCATAGTTCCAATCGTTTACGGCTACTATGTTTTAAGTTGATGTTGGATGTTGTGAAAGATCAATTTACCATAAATCAAGAACCAACTGATACAAATCCAACGACGCTAAGCGGATTCCAAACAAAAGACATCTTTGACGTTTTGTGGATGGAAGAAAGATATCATTTTCATTTTTTATCTTATTTACAGACGGAAGCAAAAAAGGAAATCTACCAAACCAAACTATTTCCCAAACTAGTGGCTTTATCGGAAAGGTTCCCAATTTTTCTAACCACCAACGAAACTTTGAGAACTCAATTACTAAAAGTATCTTCTTTTTTACCGGAACCTTTTCGTTTTACACTGATTACTTCAGAAGAAGTTGGATTTGAAAAACCATCCACAAAATTTTTCTCTTACGTATTAGAAGCAGCCAAAGAAAATCCAGGGGATTGTATTTTACTGGGAGATAATTGGGAAGATGATGTTCTGGGAGCCAACCGCCACGGAATCGCAAGCATTCACATTCCTACAATGTGGGGGGAGGGAGCAGGTGTGGTGGAGTATCCTTTTGAATCTTCGGCACCGATTTGGACAGCACCGAATATAGTTTTTGCTTTAGATTTCGCAGAATTATGGCTTCTTAAGCGTCAAAAATAA
- a CDS encoding TolC family protein, with amino-acid sequence MSFYKRIGIYLFLVFSTSYLWGETRIAQASEALKRQLSDENPRSSLGSSLYPDDQRLNREIDLESAETLLWKNNLLLIASRFQIDVKKAGILQAGLYANPNIAIDQSIFAEPTQRYFDTTRSGQSVIQIQQVFLLGGKIDKRVKVAELNAKISEQEFYDLARAVITKLRRTFYTIYFYKKAVVFYDQSIASIEKTVDSSELAYKRRALLQAEHLRLKALLFFLKKEREDLAIKVYEKEADLKILLNDDLYRDARVEFIPTVNESNLDAIVPNQARLEDLVEIARENRPDLKKALQTLRFEEANLELQYANAIPDLSFGPVYNRGGTAFQNYWGVTAQLSVPLFDRNQGNIQAAEKAILVRKQELKNNILEVENEVAVAYQSARIKDALYKRFSNAYIKDYGSLSLDMIMSYEKKYITILEFADFFETYRSSIVEMLKLQTDRMEAIENVNYAVGKGVFIPKSENQTNPKTEE; translated from the coding sequence ATGAGTTTTTACAAAAGAATCGGTATCTACCTCTTTCTTGTGTTTTCTACCTCCTACCTATGGGGAGAAACTAGAATTGCACAAGCAAGTGAAGCCCTGAAAAGACAACTTTCAGATGAAAATCCAAGATCATCTTTAGGATCTAGTTTGTATCCTGATGACCAAAGATTGAATCGTGAAATTGATTTAGAGTCTGCAGAGACACTTCTATGGAAGAATAACCTTCTACTCATTGCATCCCGTTTCCAAATCGATGTAAAAAAAGCAGGTATCTTACAAGCAGGTCTTTATGCAAATCCTAACATTGCCATAGACCAAAGTATTTTTGCAGAACCGACACAAAGGTATTTTGATACAACAAGATCAGGACAATCGGTAATTCAAATCCAACAGGTATTTTTACTTGGAGGAAAAATTGATAAACGTGTGAAAGTTGCAGAATTGAATGCAAAGATCTCCGAACAAGAGTTTTATGATTTGGCTCGCGCAGTCATTACGAAACTAAGAAGAACGTTTTATACAATTTACTTTTATAAAAAGGCAGTTGTGTTTTATGACCAAAGTATTGCTTCCATTGAAAAAACAGTAGATTCTTCGGAACTTGCTTACAAAAGACGGGCACTCCTTCAAGCAGAACATTTACGATTAAAGGCTCTTTTGTTCTTTCTAAAAAAAGAAAGAGAAGATTTAGCAATCAAAGTCTACGAAAAAGAAGCAGATCTTAAAATTCTTTTGAATGATGATTTGTATCGTGATGCAAGAGTTGAATTTATTCCTACTGTCAATGAATCGAATTTAGATGCAATTGTTCCTAACCAGGCACGTCTGGAAGATTTAGTTGAAATCGCTCGTGAAAACCGACCTGACCTTAAAAAAGCATTACAAACGTTACGTTTTGAAGAAGCAAACTTAGAACTCCAATATGCAAATGCCATCCCTGATTTGTCTTTTGGTCCCGTTTATAACCGTGGTGGTACTGCGTTCCAAAACTATTGGGGAGTCACAGCACAGTTAAGTGTTCCCCTCTTCGACAGAAACCAAGGAAATATACAAGCAGCAGAAAAAGCCATTTTAGTTCGCAAACAAGAATTAAAGAACAATATCCTAGAAGTAGAAAATGAAGTAGCCGTTGCTTACCAATCAGCTCGGATTAAAGACGCTCTTTATAAACGATTTAGCAACGCTTATATCAAAGATTACGGAAGTTTATCTTTGGATATGATTATGAGTTATGAAAAAAAATACATAACCATCTTAGAGTTCGCTGACTTCTTTGAAACTTATCGTTCCAGTATTGTCGAAATGTTAAAACTACAAACTGATCGAATGGAAGCCATCGAAAATGTAAACTATGCTGTGGGTAAAGGTGTCTTTATCCCCAAATCTGAAAACCAAACCAATCCTAAAACTGAGGAATAA
- a CDS encoding class I SAM-dependent methyltransferase produces the protein MKSCILCQSSESKTVFNENGTPILECKNCGHVYSSYEQEEHYEGYWDGAEQTYDLKWWDDAHRAVYSDFISTYLKSDKGNLLDVGCGLGFFVKAVLTKKPGWSAVGYEISKQAVKFANEQNGMKTVYAGLVQDSKLPKESFDIITLWDVIEHIPKPHSLLTYLHGLLKPGGILFLQTPNFPIQLAKANLKVKLKGMKEGVHYLEAKDHVNNYKMHTLAELGKQCGFIEPKYKVLMPILSVSGSKSKLAVYLKLGYYYFTKLIFALSFRTINWNNTLFLTLKKP, from the coding sequence ATGAAATCTTGTATCCTTTGCCAATCCTCCGAGTCCAAAACCGTTTTCAATGAAAATGGAACCCCCATTTTAGAATGTAAAAACTGCGGTCATGTTTATTCCTCTTATGAACAAGAAGAACATTACGAAGGTTATTGGGACGGGGCAGAACAAACCTATGATTTAAAATGGTGGGATGATGCACACCGAGCTGTATATTCTGATTTTATTTCCACATACTTAAAATCGGATAAAGGAAACCTTCTCGATGTGGGTTGTGGTCTTGGATTTTTTGTGAAGGCAGTGCTTACCAAAAAACCAGGTTGGTCCGCCGTTGGTTATGAGATTTCCAAACAAGCGGTAAAATTTGCCAACGAACAAAATGGAATGAAAACGGTTTATGCAGGTCTTGTTCAGGATTCCAAACTTCCCAAAGAAAGTTTTGATATCATCACTTTGTGGGATGTGATCGAACACATTCCAAAACCACATTCCCTGCTCACCTACTTACATGGTCTACTGAAACCTGGTGGGATTCTTTTTTTACAAACTCCAAACTTTCCGATCCAACTTGCCAAAGCCAACCTAAAGGTAAAACTAAAAGGGATGAAGGAAGGTGTTCATTACCTAGAAGCCAAAGACCATGTAAACAATTACAAGATGCACACTTTAGCGGAACTAGGAAAACAATGCGGATTCATTGAACCGAAGTACAAAGTACTTATGCCCATACTTTCTGTATCGGGTAGCAAAAGTAAACTGGCCGTTTATTTAAAGTTAGGTTACTATTATTTTACCAAACTCATCTTTGCTCTGAGTTTTAGAACCATCAACTGGAACAATACTTTATTTTTGACGCTTAAGAAGCCATAA
- the ppk1 gene encoding polyphosphate kinase 1 — translation MSSISTKGLGIYRIFSFPNPRIMTASPTEKIELGNQNIFFDRELSWVDFNHRVLEESFDQENPLLERLKFLCITESNLDEFFMVRVAGLLNLKNAGIEERSLNGKRTSETLAELYSKVGQFVKRQYEALDEILVELKTNKIVVVQDPSELAGDDIQFVKNYYKREVSSILTPLAIDPSHPFPHILNRTLNLGITLYSDDDKNKAKELFAIVQVPSVLPRFLQLPQNKETDVRRYFPLEEIIKLHLGDLFFGMNVKQIHTFKIVRDADISINEEQNIGDLLATMKNELKNRMWGDAVRLDVHSGAGHIKELLRGLLELEEYQVMEIPTLLSLNDLMFFQSLEKTSHLKYSYPVPKSGFAAKKSESIFSEIRKNDHLLHHPYESFKSIEDMLKIASQDPKVLAIKMTLYRTSGDSPIIQYLGEAAENGKQVTVLVELKARFDEERNIRWAKKLEDSGVHVVYGVVGLKIHCKMLLIVRREDDKLNRYVHLGTGNYNSTTARFYTDLSLFTANPEITEDVAILFNTITSSGKMPRLSKIYAAPTFLKEEFLHLIQRETDNAKNGKQARVIFKMNSLVDPDIILKLYEASQAGVKIDLIIRGICCLRPGIPGVSDRINVRSIVGRYLEHSRIYSFENGGKPDVYLASADCMPRNFLRRIEVMFPILQDKHKKRIAKILELLLRDNTQARVLESDGTYTRLTPGDDDPAVNSQIDMVDI, via the coding sequence GTGTCGTCGATTTCTACAAAAGGATTAGGAATTTACAGAATTTTTTCCTTCCCAAATCCTAGAATTATGACTGCTAGCCCTACAGAAAAAATAGAACTGGGGAACCAAAATATCTTCTTCGACCGCGAACTTTCCTGGGTCGACTTCAACCACCGCGTTTTGGAAGAATCCTTTGATCAGGAGAACCCCCTTCTCGAACGCCTTAAATTTCTTTGTATCACAGAATCCAATTTGGATGAGTTTTTTATGGTCCGAGTTGCGGGCCTTCTCAACTTAAAAAATGCAGGAATCGAAGAACGTAGCCTAAATGGCAAACGAACTTCCGAAACCTTGGCCGAACTTTATTCCAAAGTAGGACAATTTGTCAAAAGACAGTATGAAGCCTTAGATGAAATCCTTGTCGAACTCAAAACCAACAAAATTGTTGTGGTCCAAGATCCTAGCGAACTTGCTGGTGATGACATCCAATTTGTTAAAAATTATTACAAACGAGAAGTGTCCTCTATTCTCACTCCACTTGCCATCGATCCTTCGCATCCCTTCCCTCATATTCTCAATAGAACATTAAACTTAGGGATTACTTTGTATTCTGATGATGATAAAAACAAAGCAAAAGAGCTCTTCGCCATCGTTCAGGTGCCAAGCGTATTACCACGGTTTTTGCAATTACCACAAAACAAAGAAACTGATGTGAGACGATACTTTCCACTAGAAGAAATCATTAAACTTCATTTAGGTGATCTTTTCTTCGGAATGAACGTAAAACAAATTCATACATTCAAAATTGTTCGTGATGCTGATATCTCCATCAATGAAGAACAAAATATCGGTGACCTTCTCGCCACAATGAAAAACGAATTAAAGAACCGAATGTGGGGAGATGCAGTTCGTTTGGATGTTCATTCTGGTGCTGGACATATCAAAGAATTGTTACGTGGTCTTTTGGAATTGGAAGAATATCAAGTTATGGAAATCCCCACCTTACTTAGTTTAAATGACCTTATGTTTTTTCAAAGTTTAGAAAAAACAAGTCACTTGAAATATTCATATCCTGTCCCAAAATCTGGATTTGCAGCTAAAAAAAGTGAATCTATCTTTTCTGAAATTCGCAAAAACGATCACCTTCTCCATCATCCTTACGAAAGTTTTAAATCCATCGAAGACATGTTAAAGATTGCAAGCCAAGACCCTAAGGTCCTTGCGATCAAAATGACTTTGTATCGAACTTCCGGCGATTCCCCCATCATCCAGTATTTGGGAGAAGCAGCAGAAAATGGAAAACAAGTTACTGTTCTAGTGGAACTCAAAGCAAGGTTTGATGAAGAAAGAAACATTCGTTGGGCCAAAAAATTAGAAGATAGTGGTGTCCACGTTGTTTACGGAGTGGTGGGACTCAAAATCCATTGTAAAATGTTACTCATCGTACGCAGAGAAGACGATAAACTCAATCGTTATGTTCATCTTGGAACAGGAAACTATAATTCCACAACAGCTAGATTCTACACAGACTTAAGTTTATTCACTGCAAATCCTGAAATTACAGAAGATGTGGCGATTCTTTTTAATACCATCACAAGCTCGGGAAAAATGCCAAGGCTTTCTAAAATTTATGCAGCCCCTACCTTCCTAAAGGAAGAGTTCCTCCATCTCATCCAAAGAGAAACTGACAATGCAAAAAACGGGAAACAGGCACGTGTTATTTTTAAAATGAATTCACTTGTTGATCCTGATATCATTTTAAAGCTTTATGAAGCCTCACAAGCTGGTGTCAAAATTGACTTAATCATTCGTGGGATCTGCTGTCTCCGGCCCGGAATTCCAGGGGTTTCGGATCGAATCAATGTTCGCTCCATAGTGGGAAGGTACTTAGAACACTCGCGGATTTATAGTTTTGAAAACGGTGGGAAACCAGATGTTTATCTAGCTTCTGCAGATTGTATGCCAAGAAATTTTCTTCGCCGAATCGAAGTTATGTTTCCAATCCTTCAAGATAAACACAAAAAAAGAATCGCAAAAATTCTCGAATTATTACTTCGGGATAACACACAGGCCAGGGTCCTAGAATCGGATGGCACTTATACAAGATTAACACCAGGAGATGATGATCCCGCTGTTAATTCTCAAATCGACATGGTTGATATCTAA
- a CDS encoding FAD-binding oxidoreductase — protein sequence MDFTKTKNDLSQLIGEKKVIQKDDGTMDEALFNSYGTDRTKVYPPNYQVLVFPESTEDVAAVVSYAYKNEIAVVPSGGRTGYAGGAVAKNGEIVISLAKMNQVVDFDPFLGTLHVQAGMITKNLHKEAEERGFYFPVDFAATGSSHIGGNIATNAGGVRVVHYGLIRDWILGLTVVNGKGETYRFNGEILKNNTGYDLKHLFIGSEGTLGVITEAVVKLTKPPKDIRVIFLAVPEYKNILEIFRETHNFDLPLLAFEFLTDYCLDKVKEHLGVPDPFQAPSKYYVLMEFEVDGEGDEEKLYSILESITEKELITDGSIAQNSRQNETFWKYREGISESLSLAYTVHKNDISLPLRNMEAFLDEMTALLTKKYQGFHIALFGHIGDGNLHLNIVKPKELSDAEFFAQCKQVDPEMFTLIQKFKGSISAEHGIGLLKKDYLNFSRSESEISTMRAIKLAFDPKGILNPGKVL from the coding sequence ATGGATTTTACAAAAACAAAAAATGATTTAAGCCAACTCATCGGAGAGAAGAAGGTCATTCAAAAAGATGACGGAACAATGGACGAAGCCTTGTTCAATTCCTATGGAACCGACAGAACGAAAGTGTATCCACCAAATTACCAGGTTCTTGTTTTTCCAGAAAGTACAGAAGATGTAGCTGCTGTTGTGTCCTACGCTTATAAAAATGAAATTGCAGTGGTTCCTTCTGGGGGACGAACCGGATACGCAGGTGGCGCTGTTGCCAAAAATGGTGAAATCGTTATCTCTTTAGCAAAAATGAACCAAGTGGTTGACTTCGACCCATTCCTTGGCACCTTACACGTGCAAGCTGGAATGATTACAAAAAATCTCCACAAAGAAGCCGAGGAACGCGGATTTTATTTTCCAGTAGATTTTGCAGCCACAGGATCCAGCCATATTGGAGGAAATATTGCCACCAATGCAGGAGGGGTACGTGTTGTTCATTATGGACTGATTCGGGATTGGATTCTTGGACTAACGGTTGTAAATGGGAAAGGGGAAACCTACAGGTTCAATGGCGAAATCCTAAAGAACAATACTGGTTACGATCTCAAACATTTGTTTATTGGTTCTGAAGGAACCCTTGGAGTCATTACTGAGGCTGTAGTCAAACTCACAAAACCACCGAAAGACATCCGTGTCATTTTCCTTGCTGTTCCAGAGTATAAGAATATTTTAGAAATTTTTCGCGAAACACATAACTTCGATTTACCTCTCCTTGCCTTTGAGTTTTTAACTGATTATTGTTTGGATAAAGTCAAAGAACATTTAGGTGTTCCCGATCCATTCCAAGCACCTAGCAAATATTATGTTCTTATGGAATTCGAAGTGGATGGTGAAGGGGATGAAGAAAAACTCTATTCCATTTTAGAATCCATCACAGAAAAAGAACTTATCACTGATGGTTCCATTGCGCAAAACTCTCGCCAAAACGAAACCTTCTGGAAATACCGAGAAGGCATTTCTGAATCGCTATCCCTTGCTTATACCGTTCACAAAAATGATATTTCTCTTCCGCTTCGCAATATGGAAGCCTTCTTAGATGAGATGACCGCACTTTTGACGAAGAAGTACCAAGGATTTCACATTGCTCTTTTTGGACATATCGGGGACGGAAACCTTCACCTCAACATTGTGAAACCAAAGGAACTATCGGATGCGGAATTCTTTGCCCAGTGCAAACAAGTGGACCCAGAAATGTTTACCCTCATTCAAAAATTCAAAGGCTCCATTTCCGCCGAACATGGAATTGGACTTTTGAAAAAAGATTACCTAAACTTTTCCCGGTCCGAATCAGAAATCAGCACTATGAGAGCGATCAAATTGGCTTTTGACCCGAAAGGAATTCTAAACCCCGGCAAAGTGCTCTAA